The region GGCAGACAGCGAATGTCTGGCTGACGTCGTTTACAAGGACCGGCTGAGGGTTCTTCTCCCCTTTCTGGATGCTGATCCATTTGAAGAGGCGGCGCGACATGGCGCTGCCACGCCTCATTTCCCACTGAAGCTATTGACCGTGGGCATGATGCGTGACGGCGACAAAACCCGCTCCTACGAAGTCCTGGCCGACGCACTTGCCCGCGTTAGTGACCTGCCATGGGAACTGACCATCATCGGCGATGGCCCCAATCGCGAGAGCATTCTGGCGCGCTTTCCTGAAACCCGTGTCCGCTGTCTCGGCGCCATGGAGCCGGAAGATCTTCCGGACCTTTATGCGGCCCATGATCTCTTTGTCTGGCCAGCCATCCGCGAAGCCTTCGGATTTGTGTTCCTCGAGGCACAGGCCGCAGGCCTCGGCGTCGTCGCCGGAGACACATTTGGCGTTCCCGACATTGTCCGGCATGGCGAGACAGGTCTGTTGTCTCCAGAAGGTGACGCAAAAGCCCTTGCCGCCAATCTGCGGCAGGTTCTTGAAGCACCTGAACGAGCCAAGACCCTCGGCGATTCCGCCCGAGCCCATATTGCGGCCAACCACAGGCTGGAGGCTGGTGCCCGGCGCCTCGACGCCATGCTGGAAGCGGCTCTAGACCAACGGTGGGACCGCACGCCCTCGCCGTCCCGTCCAGCAATCGTTCCGGACCAGACATGACGCATTCGGCATTCATTCATGTTCAGCATCTCCTGGGCACAGGCCACGCAGTGCGCGCCGCTGCCATCGGCAAGGCGCTGGCGGCCCGCGGTGTCGACGTGACCCTGGCAACCGGCAACCTGTTGCCACCAACCCTGGACACCACTGGCCTCAAGGTCGTGCAATTGCCGCCGGTGAAGAGCCCGGACGCTGCCTTCAACCGGCTGGTGACGCCGGAAGGTGATCCGATCGACATCGCCTGGGAGGAAATGCGGACGGCGGCGACATTGGACGCCTTTGCAGCGCGGCCCTATGACCTGCTTCTGACCGAAACCTATCCGTTTGGGCGCCGTCAGTTCGAGTTCGAGCTCTCTGCGCTTCTGGAGGTCGCACGGGGGCGTGACAGGCCGCCGCTTGTCGCCACATCCATCCGGGATATTCTCGTGCGCAAACAGGAGCTTTGGAAAGAGGAATGGATGGCTGATCAGGCCGTGAAGTTCTACGACCGGATCCTGTGCCACGCCGACCCGGATTTCGTTCAGCTGTCCGACAGTTTCCCCTTTGCCGACAAGGTCGAGCATCTGCTGCGATACACGGGCTTTGTCGGCGGCGGCAAGCGCCCCGTCCCGCCCGATGGTGTGGGCGAGGATGAAGTGATCATTTCCTGCGGTGGCGGGGCTGTCGCCGAAGGACTGTTGATGGCAGCTCTCGAGGCCCGCCCCCTCTCCCGACGCGCTGAAGACACACAGTGGCGGATTTTGGTCGGCCACGACATTTCCGAAGACGCCTTCCAGACCTATCGCAAGAGCACAGGCGACGGATTGATCGTGGAGCGCGCGCGAAGGGACTTTCCCGGGCTTTTGGAACGGGCGCGGCTGTCTGTTTCTCAGGCTGGCTACAACACGGTGCTGGATGTGCTCATTGCCGGCGTCCCGGCGGTCTTCGTGCCCTTTGCCCAGGTAAAGGAAACCGAACAGACCCAACGGGCCAACGCTCTCGCCGCTCATGGCCGGGCGGTCGTCACACCGGAACAGAACCTGACGCCGGAGCGGCTCGCCGCGGCGATCGACGACGCACTTGCCCTGCCCCGATCGTCTCACCAGGTTTTGCTCGGCGGCGCAGAAAAGAGCGCTGATATCCTTCTGGAAGACCTGAAGGCGCACGCTGCATGAGTTCAGATTTTGACCGTTTCCAGGCTGAGCTGATCGCCCATCTCGACTGGTTTGCCGAACGTGGCAAAAAGGTTCGCTTCTGGTGGCGCGATGATGATGCGATTGAGCCGACCGAGGATCTCGACCGCCTGCTTGCGATCGCCAATGCCCATGACGTTGATGTCGCCCTCGCGGTCATTCCCAAACATGCGACGGAAGCCCTTGCTGAACGGCTGAAGGATGAGCCTCATGCGATCGTGCTGCAACATGGCTTCCAGCACAAGAATTTCCAGCGCAAGGACCTGGGAGAGAAGGCTGGCGAACTGGGCTCACGCCGCGATCCGGATCAGTTGATCGCAGAACTTACCGAGGGCAAGGCGCGTCTTGAAGAGCTCTTCGGCGATAGCTTTGTGCCGGCCATGGTCCCGCCCTGGAACCGAATCGCGCCCGAGATCTCGCGCCGCCTGCCCGGCATCGGTCTCGATGGCTTGTCGACCTTCACCTGGCATCATTTCCCCCGTCCGGGGCAGGTACAAAGCCACGTCGACATTATCAAGTGGAAGAAAGACCGCCGCTTCATCGGCTGGAACAGCGCCCGCCTGCGCCTCGACCTGCAGCTCTGCCGCCGCCGCACAAATCCGGACGAGCCGCTTGGAATTCTCTCCCATCACCTCGCCCATGACGAGGGCTGCTATGAGTTCCTCGACCGCTTCCTCGACATCGCCGCCCACCATCCCGGCGCGGACTGGCCGCGGGTGAAGGATCTGTTTTCGAAGTAGCGCTTTTTCTTCCGACCACGCCATTCAATCTCCCTCGTGATGGGGAGGTGTCTGCGCATGCAGACAAGAGATGTGATGAAGGCCCTCCTCTGCTTGATCAAATCCACGTGGCAGCTCTTGGCCCGGGAAGTGAAATGATCCTAAGATCAGTGTCCCGCCATCGCTTCCTTCGGAGCCTTCATGTCTTCTCACGACCATGATCATTCCCACGATCACAACCATTCAGAGCTCTCGCCGATTGAGCTGCGGGTGCGTGCGCTGGAAACGCTGTTGACGGAAAAGGGCTATGTCGACCCGCCGGCGCTGGATGAGCTGATCGAGACCTATGAGACAAAGATCGGCCCGAAGAACGGCGCGCGTGTTGTTGCAAGGGCCTGGAGCGATCCTGCTTATCGGGACCGGCTGATGAGCGACGCGACCGCCGCGATCGCCGAATTCGGCTTCACCGGCCGTCAGGGTGAACACATGGTGGCGGTCGAGAACACGCCGGACACCCACAACATGGTCGTTTGCACCCTTTGCTCCTGCTATCCGTGGACGGTGCTGGGCCTGCCACCGGTCTGGTATAAATCCGCGCCCTACCGCTCCCGCGCCGTGCGTGACCCCTCCGGCGTTCTGACGGAATTCGGCGTTCGCCTGCCGGAGAAGACCGGCATCCGCGTCTGGGATTCGACCGCGGAAGTGCGCTACCTCGTGATCCCCATGCAGCCGGAGGGCACCGAAGGTTGGAGCGAAGACCAGCTCGCCGAGCTCGTCACACGAGACAGCATGATCGGCACCGGGCTGGCGCTGTCACCGCAAGCTTTGGAGGCGGCCCGATGAATGGCGCGCAGGACCTCGGTGGCCAAATGGGCTTTGGACCGATCGAGCTGGAGGAAAACGAGCCGAATTTTCATGGCAAATGGGAAGAGCGGGCCTTTGCTATTACGCTTGCCATGGGCGCGACCGGCTCCTGGACGCTCGACACCTCCCGCTTCGCACGCGAGAGCCTGCCGCCCGCCATCTATCTCGGAACCAGCTATTACGAGATCTGGACAAGAGGCCTGGAAAAGCTTTGCCTACAGGCGGGGCTGTTCAGCGAAGACGAGCTTGCGAGCGGCCACAAGATCCAACCGCCCTCGCCAGTGAAGCGCGTGCTGAAGGCTGAGGATGTAGCGGCCACCCTTGCCAAGGGCGGGCCCGTGGACAGGCCGGAGCCAACCCCTGCCGCGTTCAAGATTGGTGAAAGGATCCGCACCAAGGTAATGCATCCGGAAGGCCACACGCGCCTGCCGCGCTATGCCAGGGGCTGCGAAGGCGTGATCGAAGCTGTTCACGGCGTTCACGTCTTTCCCGACACGAACGCGAGTGGGCGCGGCGAACAGCCAACTTGGCTCTATGGCGTCGCCTTCAACGGCCAGGATGTCTGGGGACCGGACAGCGACCCAAAGCTGAGCCTGCGCCTCGACCTTTGGGAGCCTTATCTTGACCGCCTGTGATCTCGTGGACGCTTCCCCCGCCATTCCCATCGGCGAGGACGGCCCGGCCTTTTCCGCCCCCTGGGAGGCAAAGGTCTTTGCCATGACCTTGAGCGCCTATGACACCGGGATCTTCACGTGGAAGGACTGGGCACAAACCCTTGGCGCCGAGCTGGCCAAGGACACGCCCGGTGCACCATGCAAGCCCTATTACGAACATTGGCTGACGGCCTTTGAAAAGTTGCTGGCCATCAAGGGCATTACCTCCCTCGACGATCTCGCCAAGCTTCAGGACGCATGGGACAAGGCGGCTCGCGCGACCCCCCATGGCGAACCGATCGCGCTCAAGAGCTGATTCACCTCCCGCTGATCAAGCGCCGACACCCAGAAACCGGCTAGAATTAGCCTTGAAATCATCAGCGGCAAAACGCACGAACCGGCGTATCCGCTCGACGTTTTTCAGGTCGGGATGTGTCAGCACCCAGATATCGAAGTAGCGGCTGAGTTCGAAGCCCGGAACACGCTCAAGCTCGGGGTCCGTGTCACCCAGAAAGCAGGGCATGCGGCCAATTCCCATTCCGGCCCTGACGGCAGACTGTGTTGCGATCATGTCATCGCAGACCACGGTCGTATGGGCATTTGGAAACCGAGCCCGAACCTCCTTTGGCGGCTGCTTGCCCCACCATTTGAACGAGACGCTCTCAATGGCCTCCGCGCTCGAACTGCTGGCAAAGGCTTCCGAGTGGCTGCGCAGATACTCCCGCGAGGCGTAGAAGGTCCTGTTTTGGCCCGTTGCTAGGCGGCCAAACAGGTTCTCGTCCGGCCGGTCCGTCACCCTGATGGCCACATCCGCCTCGCGCCGATGCAGACTGAGGATCTCGTTTGCGGCGTTCATTGAAAGTTCAATACGCGGGTGAAGCCGGGCGAAGCGCGCCATGGTGTCGGCAAGGCCGGACTGGAAGATCAGCTGGGCTGCCGTGACCCGTAAGGGGCCTTCCAGTTCAGTATCCTGAGCGGTGATACGCGTATCCAGACTGTAGAGTTCAGCCTCGATCCGCCGGGCGCTCTCGACCGCCTCGCTGCCTGCGGGCGTGGGCGTCAGCCCATCCGGCAAACGCTCGAACAGACGAGTGCCAAGCCCCTCCTCCAAGGCAGAAAGACGACGCGACACCGTCGTGTGATTGACGCCCAGCTTGCGCGCCGCCGCGGAGAGATTTCCGGCCGTGGCAACGGCCAGCACGAATTTCAAATCATCCCACTTTTCCATAGTGTGTATTATTGCACATGTTGCTTTCAAATTTCTGTAATTTTACACAGACCGATCTGCAGCTAGTTTCCTCATACCCGAAACCTGGAGATGACACATGACTGTTCAAGCCATTGCCCTGATCACGGTGACCGACAAGGAGACGCTCGGCAAATACCGCGAGGTCGCAGGTGAGGCTCTCGCCAAACACGGCGGCCGGGTGGCTGCCGCCGACCCGGCGCCCGCTGTCCTGGAAGCTGCCTTCGACGCACCGAACATCACCGCACTGCTCGAGTTTCCGACCGTCGAGGCCGCAACAGCCTGGCGCGAAGACCCGGCACTGGAACCAATCCACGCCCTGCGCAACACCGGTGGGAAATCCACCATTGTTGTTCTGCCGTCCTGATCAAAGCACGGCTGAAAATAAAAAAGGCGGCCCCAATGGCCGCCTTTTTCCTATTCTCAGATCTTTGGCTGCTCAGCGGACGGGCTTGAACACACCCCGTTCACGTCAAGACGTAACCGGCTTGAACAGTCCCCATTCAAATCAAGCCGTAACCGGCTTGACGAGGCGCATGCGCCAAGTGACACCTTTCTTGTCCGACACCAGCCTGTAGTCGTCCAGGACCTCCCAAGCGGCATCGTCGTCGGTCGCTTCCCAGAGCTTGGCAATCAGCTTGTTCGCGCCGCTTTCCGGCCGCTTGGGCGAATACATGGACAGCGCGATGACGCCATCATCCTTCAGGAAGGGCGCATAGCGCGTAACAACGGCAGTCGGATCTTCGGCGAAATGCAGAACCTCGTTGAAGACGATGGCCGAGAAACGCTCGCCATCCTGCGGTTCGAAGCTGTGCATGTCGCCGGCGCGAAGCGATGCGATCGACGGATCGACATTGGCGATCTCAAGTGCAGCCGGCGCGAGATCCATGCCGACATAGCGCTTGATGCCCATGGGCTGCAGGCGCTCATAAAGCAGGCCTTCGCCGCAACCGATGTCCAGAACCTCGTCCATGGAGTTGGTCAGGTTGAGCCACATGCCGATGATGCCGTAGCGGCCGCTTTCGGGCAGCGAGCGCAGGAAGGCCCAGCGGCCCGCTTCATATTCCTCGTCCCACCCTTCGGCGGTGCTGGCATTCTTCGACATAGGGTCTCCGATTGGCTTGCACCGCAGCTCAGACGCCGCGGCACCGATTCAAATTCGTCTCGGGATCACTTATAGGGATCGGCCGCGTCGCGCAAACCATCGCCGAGGAAATTGAACGCCAGAACCACGATGATGATCGGGATCACCGGCGCCATCAGCCAGGGATAGACCGTGACGACAGAGATGTTCTGCGCCTCGTTGAGGAGAACACCCCAGGAGACAGACGGGCGGCGAAGGCCGAGATTGAGGAACGACAGAGCCGTCTCCCCCAGGATCATCGAGGGGATCGACAAGGTCGCAGAGGCAATGATGTGACTGGTGAAGCCCGGCAACAAATGACGGGTAATCACGCGGCCCGGCTTGGCTCCCATCAACACCGCGGCTCGGGCGTACTCCTCTTCGCGCAGGGACAGAAGCTTGGAGCGGACTGCGCGGGCAAGGCCCGGCCAATCCAGAAGGCCGAGAATGATGGTCAGGCCGAAGTAGATCCAGACCGGTGCCCAGGTCACCGGAAGGGCCGCCGACAGCGCCATCCAGAGCGGCAGTTCGGGCAGCGAGCGCATGATCTCGATCAGCCGCTGGATCAGATTGTCCGCAATGCCGCCGAAATAGCCGGCGATCCCGCCGAAGAAGAGCCCAAGCACAATGGAGATCGCAACGCCGACAAGGCCGACCGTCAGGGACAGCCGCGCGCCGTAGATCAGACCCGAAAGCTGATCCCGCCCGAGACGGTCGGTCCCCAGCAAAAACAAAGTTCCCCCCTCGGCAGGGCAAACGAGATGGAAGTCGGCGGTGAACAGGTTCCAGAACCGGTAGTTTACGCCCCTGCAGAAAAAGCGAAGCTTCTGGACCTTGGTCTTGTCGTCGGTGAAGACCCACTTCAAGTTGGTCATGTCCACTTCGGACTTCATACCATACACGAACGGGCCGACAAACTTGCCTTCGTGGAAGAGATGCAAGGGCTGCGGCGGCGCATAGAGATGCAGGCTATCGCGGGTGTTCGGCGTGTAGGGTGCAATCTGCTCTGCAAAGGGAACACAGAGATAGAACAGGATCAGCACAACCCCGGACCAGACGGCAACCTTGTGGCGTTTGAACTTCCACCACATGATTTTCCATTGGGACGCCTGATAAAAGCGTTCCTGTTCGGCCGTCAGATCTTCGGTGGTAGCAGGATTGAAGGGAGCTGGGTCGACGTAATGTTCCACGGTGTTTTCGTTTTCCGTGCCGTTGCCGTTCATGTTCTTGCTCATGACGACGCCCTCCCGCCAAGACGAATGCGGGGATCAAGGACGGCCAACAGCAGATCGGACACAAGCATGCCGATCAGCGTGAGCACAGCCACAAAGAGCAGAATGAACCCTGAGAGGAACTGGTCCTGACTTTGAAGGGCCGACAGCAAAACCGGCCCGACGGTCGGCAGGTTCAACACCACCGACACAATCACGGAACCGGAGACCATGGACGGGATCAGGTTGCCGATGTCAGCGATGAACGGGTTAAGCGCCATCCGTAGCGGATATTTGGTCAGAAGCTTGCGCTCACTCAGGCCTTTGGCCCGGCCGGTCGTGACATATTGTTTGTGCAGCTCATCGAGCAGATTGGCCCTCAACCGCCGGATCATGGCAGCCGTGCCTGATGTCCCGATCACAATTGTCGGAACGATCAAGTGAGCGAGGATGGAGAGCGCTTTATTGAGGCTCCAAGGCTGGTCAATGTACTCAGGTGCCATCAGACCGCCAACCGACAGTCCGAACCATCTGTTGAACAGGTAGAGCAGGATCAATCCGAGCAGGAAGTTTGGAACAGCCAGGCCGAAATAGCCCAGCAAGGTGAAACCGTAGTCACCCCAGGAATATTGCCGGGTCGCCGAATAGATTCCGATCGGGAAGGAAACGATATAAACGAAGAGAATCGTGGCGAAATTCAGAAGGACCGTGAGCGGTAGCGTCGGACCGACCACGTCAGACACAGGCTTGTCGAATTCGAAGGACCATCCCCAATTCCCCTGGATCAGGCCGTCAAAGCCATGGGGGCCAGACCAGAGTCCCACCCAAATCAGATAGCGTTCGAAAAAGGGCCGATCGAGCGCGAATTCCTTGCGCAGGAACTCAAGCTTCGCAACCGAGGAGGATTCTCCGGTCGACTTCAAAGCTGCGATCTGGTTCGAAATGTAGTCGCCCGCCGGTAGCTCGATGATAAAAAACGTCAGGAAGCTGATGACAAACAGCGTCGGGATCATCGCCAAGATCCGGCGCGCTATATATTGCAACATTGAAACGTCCCCAGCTTCCCCGCACCCGCCTTTTCAGGCGCGGTGAGTCTTACATAAAATTCGGCCTTCCCGCTCCCAAATCAGGAACGGGAAGGCGCGTTCTTTTCAGCCTTATCGGGCCTTGTCGTTGAGGTAGAACTCATCCATCCGGTGAAGACCGAAATGAGCGCCCGGATCCCAGCCGTAAATCGCCGTCTGCGGTACGTTCTCCACGCCGTTGATGACAACCGGCTGAGGAACTTCGGACACCAGACCGATGCGAATCGTCTCCTCAGCATGAATATCAAGAATCTCGGTCCAGATCTTCTCACGCTCCTCCTTGGAGGTGGAAACGAGCCACTCGTCGTAGAGGGTCATCAAACGTTCGGCTGGTGCCCAATCAGGCTTCTCGCCACCCTCGCCTGACGTTTCATGATAGTCACCCCAAGCGTGCCACGAAAGAATGTCGCCATGGACGGGAACAAAGTCCGACGGCGGCATTTCGGAGGTCGGGATGCCGTTTTCAACGCCCCACCAGACCGACATAACCAAATCGCCGGTGATAGACCGCTCGCGTAGAATGTCACGCTGGCTCGGTTTGACGAAAAGCTTGATCCCGATTTCCTTCCAGGTCTCGGCAACGAGCTCCAATGCATCGTCCTGAACCTGTGCTTCACCAGACGTTTCGACGATGATTTCAAGCGGCCGTCCATCCGGCATCAAGCGCGTGCCTTCGCCATTGCGTTCTGTCAGGCCGATCTCGTCCAGTAGCGCATTGGCCTTTTCCGGATCGTAGCTTGCCCATTTTGTCAGATAATCTGCCTTGTACAGGGGACTTGCGCTGAGCACCGTGTCATTGCCTGACTTTCCGAGGCCGAAAAAGAGCGTCCGGTTGATCATGTCCCGGTCGATTCCAAGAGACAGGGCATGACGGAAGCGCGTATCACGCAACAGCTCGCGCCAGACAGGGTCCTTGACTGTCAGGTTCGGCAGGATCGAGATTTCAGAGCCCTTCGCATTCGCCCACAGAGCCGTCGTGTAGCCCTGGTTGGCTTCTCCCTGCTTCAACACGGTAATATCGGAGAAGGACAGATTTCGCGCCTGAAGATCGCTCTCGCCCGCCTGGGTCTTGGCGGCGATCAGCTTCTTGTCGGCAACGGTCATGATGACGTTATCGATATAGGGGAGCTGCTGGCCGGTGCTGTCGATGCGATGATAGAAAGGATTACGCTCGAGCACAAACCTGCGATCGCTTTCTCCGTCCCGACGCTTCCAAGGCTGCAGAGTCGGAATTTCCGGATTGCGAGCGTTGTACATATCGTCTTTTTTGTTGTGAAGCGGTGCCCAGCTTCGCGCTTTCACTTCTGCGGCGGCCTTTTCGATAAAGGCCGGATCACCGTATTTTTCATGAAACTGCTTCAGATAATGGGCTGGACGATAAATAAACGGCGGCCGTGCTTTGGCCAGCTCCGGCAGAAACAGCGGGTTCGGGTCATCCCAGGAAAACCGGACGGTTGTTTCATCAAGGACTTCGAATTTCGGGCCCTTGCCATTGACTGTCATGAACGGAGGCAGGCCCGACGGGTTCAGGCTCTCGTTCAGCGCGACGTCCTCAAAATAATAACGGATGTCTTCCGCGCCAAATGGTGCGCCATCAGACCACTTATGACCTTCGCGAGTGTTCAGCGTGAAGACCCGCCCATCCTCGACTTCAACGCTCTCTAGAATATCTGGAACAAGCTCCAGGGCCTCGTTGTAGCCGAGGAGACGGGCATAGCCCCACACGTTGATCAGACGAACGTCTTTCGAACGGCCGATCAAAGTATCTAGTGTACCACCATGTGTTCCGACAGAGCGGCCTGTCGCTGCCAAATCAACAATGAGGGGCTCGCTCGGAACGCGCTCGGCGACAGGCGGAACGTCTGCGTCGAGACCAGGTGTTTCCCTCAATTCCAGGGCAGCCGCCGAATTGGCGGCAAGTGAAGTGGCAACGAGCGCTGATGCACAGAGCCCCGTCCAGAAATTCATGCTGCAGTCCCCCTGAGAGCGCTCTGGGCCTCCACGCCCGGTGCGCATACAAAATGATCTTTTTCAAATTCAACAAGCGTCGGCTCAACGCCATTAACCAAACGGAAAGGCTCGGGCCACTGCGAGGGATCCGACGCCCGGCTTTCGCCAAGGGCGGCAAAATCGAGCGGCGTCTCAAGATCTGGCTCGGGAACGGCCGACAGAAGAGCTTTGGTATAAGGATGGAGTGGATTGGAGACGATCTCCCGGGTTTCCCCGATCTCGACGACACGTCCACGGCACATGACCGCAATGCGATCGGCGATATAGTCCACCACCGCGAGATTGTGACTGACAAACAGATAGGTCAGGTTCAGATCCCGCTTCAGATCCTGAAGCAGGTTGAGGATTTGGGCCTGCACGGAAACATCGAGCGCCGATGTCGGTTCATCGCAAAGCAGAAACTCCGGGTTGAGCGCGAGCGCCCTGGCGATGCCGATGCGCTGGCGCTGACCGCCGGAGAAGGAATGAGGATAGCGGCGCAGGAAACGAGCATCGAGACCGACCAGATTCATCAGGCTGCGTGCCCGCTCCGCCTGATCTTCAGGTGTGCCGATTCCATGGATCTGCAGTGGTTCGGTCAGGATATCGTTGACCGTCATGCGCGGGTTCAGTGATGAGAACGGATCCTGGAAAATTAGCTGCACGCGGCGCCGATAATCCATCAGGTCGCCACCGGACAGCTCCGCGATGTCGGTCAGACCCTCACCCCGGTCGTAAGAAACCTGACCTTCGTTGAGATCGATCGCCCTCAAAATCGCCTTGGCGGCGGTCGTTTTGCCCGAGCCGGATTCCCCCACCAGTCCCAGGCATTCACCACGCCGGATGGTAAGATTGATGGTATCCAGCGCCGTCAGCGTTTTTGGCGCTGTCCCGAACAGGCCCGCCTTGCGAAGATTGAATCTCTTGGTGGCGTTCTTCACCTCCACCAATGGCTTGCCGGGTTCCACCGTGCACTCGATCCGGCTCTTCTTCAGATCTTCGGCGTGGACCTCGATCGGGCGTATAGGCGCCAACCGCTCACTCTTGTCCATGTGAAAGCTTGGAACAGCCTTCAGTAGCGCTTTCAGATAGGCATGTTGCGGATCATTGAAGAGCTGCTGCGCCGTGCCCTTTTCCATAATGCGGCCATGATAGATCACCACCACCTCGTCGGCCATGTTGGCAACGACGCCAAAATCATGGGTAATCATCAGGATTGACATTTCCAGCTCTGACTGGACATCCTTGATCAGCTTGAGGATTTCCGCCTGGATTGTCACGTCGAGCGCGGTTGTCGGCTCATCGGCAATCAGGAGTGCCGGACGGCAGATCATCGCCATTGCGATCATGGCCCGCTGGCGCAACCCGCCGGACAGCTCAAAGGGGTAGGCATCAAGCGACTGCGCAGGGTCCGGGAACTGCACAAGACGAAGCATTTCGCGCGTCAACTCACGCGCTTCTGCGGTGCCAACATTGCGATGAAGAAGGGCGGCTTCGCCAATCTGGTCGCCAATCGTATGGAGCGGCGATAACGATGTCATCGGCTCCTGAAAGATGATTGCGATCTGATTGCCGCGCAGATGGCGCATCTGCGGGCCTTTGCGCTCGAGCTTGGTGATATCGACCGGCTGCTCCGTGCCGCGCGGGTCGTTCAAAACCACGCCACCTGATGTCACATGGGCAGAAGCGGGCAAAAGGCCCATAATTGTCTGTGAAATAACCGTCTTGCCGGACCCGGACTCTCCCACCAGCGCCACGGTCTTGTTCTGGGGAACGGTGAAAGAGACATCGTCCACCGCACGGACTTGACCTTCCGCAGTTTTAAAATCGACGGTCAGGCCGTCGATCGACAGAACATTCACAGCCAATCCCCTCTGCTGCGATTAATCGCTTTATCCAGAAGCAGTAAGCCTCTGTCATTGGGGAAAAGACAACCACAAATCCCAGTCACTTAGCAACGGAAAAGGCTGAAATAGGCGAAGTGTGACGCAGATCACATTCCGGCGACCAAGCGCGGAACCTGGAGCTTATTCAGCGGCGGTGGGGGATAACACATCCGAGGCGCCGGACGCGGCACAGAACGGATCAAGCTTCCAGACCTCAAGCGGCGTCGAACGCCCTCTTAGGGAGAACTCGCCAGCGTGTCCCTTTCCCGGCTCGGCGGGCAAGCGCGAAACGGTTTCGGCACTGGCCAGAATAACGACCTCGTCACCATCGCCAACTTCTCTGCCGAGGGTCTGAAGCCTCTCGGTGACATTAACCGTGTCTCCAACGACCGTGTAATTCCATCGGTCGAGGGCACCAACATTGCCAACCACGGCAGCACCCGTGTGAATGCCGATCCGCATGCACAGACGCTTCTCGCCGCGTTCTTCAGCTTGATCATTCACCTTCTGCAAGGCAGATGCGATGTTTCTCGCCGTGCGCACGGCGGCAGCGGCATGATCGGCTCTCGCATCCGGAGCACCCCAGAAGGCCAACATTCCATCGCCGATAAACTTGTCGACGGTCCCGCCCTCGCTCTCGACCGCCTCCACGAGAATCGCGAAGTGATCGTTGAGATAGCTCGCCGTCTCGCTGGCGCTCATATGTTCGGACAGGGCGGTAAAGCCAACGATGTCGGTGAAGAGAATGGTCAGCTCCGCCTCGCGCGCACCGGCTGCGTCCTTGCCACCAAGCCGCATCAGTTTGGCGAAGAGCGACCTGGGGACATAGGTATTCATCGCCCTCAAGCCATCCACCATGGAATTGAAGGCGACCGCAACCTGATCGAGTTCCTGGACACGGCTGCGCGGCAACGGCTCGACTTCATCAAGCGCCAGACTTCCCACGCGCTCAGATTGTTTGGCCAAAGCCTTCAGCGGCCTCGCAACGCGCCGGCCCATCCAAATCGCGATCAGAACCGCAATGATCAACGCACCCATGCCCACGGCAGCGGACCCAGTCAGCCGCCTCACCTCGCGCGAAATGGTCACCCCCCGGAAATACTCACCGATGATCCAGGGTTCGTCGGAATAGCCGGGGATCACCACATGCATCATGATGAACTCTTCATCAGCCGTCTCAATCCGCGACACTTCGATGCCGAGCTCGGCAGCTTTCTGAAAGCTCTCCAACCGATCGGCTGC is a window of Labrenzia sp. CE80 DNA encoding:
- a CDS encoding DUF1330 domain-containing protein; translated protein: MTVQAIALITVTDKETLGKYREVAGEALAKHGGRVAAADPAPAVLEAAFDAPNITALLEFPTVEAATAWREDPALEPIHALRNTGGKSTIVVLPS
- a CDS encoding class I SAM-dependent methyltransferase translates to MSKNASTAEGWDEEYEAGRWAFLRSLPESGRYGIIGMWLNLTNSMDEVLDIGCGEGLLYERLQPMGIKRYVGMDLAPAALEIANVDPSIASLRAGDMHSFEPQDGERFSAIVFNEVLHFAEDPTAVVTRYAPFLKDDGVIALSMYSPKRPESGANKLIAKLWEATDDDAAWEVLDDYRLVSDKKGVTWRMRLVKPVTA
- a CDS encoding ABC transporter permease, whose amino-acid sequence is MSKNMNGNGTENENTVEHYVDPAPFNPATTEDLTAEQERFYQASQWKIMWWKFKRHKVAVWSGVVLILFYLCVPFAEQIAPYTPNTRDSLHLYAPPQPLHLFHEGKFVGPFVYGMKSEVDMTNLKWVFTDDKTKVQKLRFFCRGVNYRFWNLFTADFHLVCPAEGGTLFLLGTDRLGRDQLSGLIYGARLSLTVGLVGVAISIVLGLFFGGIAGYFGGIADNLIQRLIEIMRSLPELPLWMALSAALPVTWAPVWIYFGLTIILGLLDWPGLARAVRSKLLSLREEEYARAAVLMGAKPGRVITRHLLPGFTSHIIASATLSIPSMILGETALSFLNLGLRRPSVSWGVLLNEAQNISVVTVYPWLMAPVIPIIIVVLAFNFLGDGLRDAADPYK
- a CDS encoding ABC transporter permease: MLQYIARRILAMIPTLFVISFLTFFIIELPAGDYISNQIAALKSTGESSSVAKLEFLRKEFALDRPFFERYLIWVGLWSGPHGFDGLIQGNWGWSFEFDKPVSDVVGPTLPLTVLLNFATILFVYIVSFPIGIYSATRQYSWGDYGFTLLGYFGLAVPNFLLGLILLYLFNRWFGLSVGGLMAPEYIDQPWSLNKALSILAHLIVPTIVIGTSGTAAMIRRLRANLLDELHKQYVTTGRAKGLSERKLLTKYPLRMALNPFIADIGNLIPSMVSGSVIVSVVLNLPTVGPVLLSALQSQDQFLSGFILLFVAVLTLIGMLVSDLLLAVLDPRIRLGGRASS
- a CDS encoding ABC transporter substrate-binding protein; the encoded protein is MNFWTGLCASALVATSLAANSAAALELRETPGLDADVPPVAERVPSEPLIVDLAATGRSVGTHGGTLDTLIGRSKDVRLINVWGYARLLGYNEALELVPDILESVEVEDGRVFTLNTREGHKWSDGAPFGAEDIRYYFEDVALNESLNPSGLPPFMTVNGKGPKFEVLDETTVRFSWDDPNPLFLPELAKARPPFIYRPAHYLKQFHEKYGDPAFIEKAAAEVKARSWAPLHNKKDDMYNARNPEIPTLQPWKRRDGESDRRFVLERNPFYHRIDSTGQQLPYIDNVIMTVADKKLIAAKTQAGESDLQARNLSFSDITVLKQGEANQGYTTALWANAKGSEISILPNLTVKDPVWRELLRDTRFRHALSLGIDRDMINRTLFFGLGKSGNDTVLSASPLYKADYLTKWASYDPEKANALLDEIGLTERNGEGTRLMPDGRPLEIIVETSGEAQVQDDALELVAETWKEIGIKLFVKPSQRDILRERSITGDLVMSVWWGVENGIPTSEMPPSDFVPVHGDILSWHAWGDYHETSGEGGEKPDWAPAERLMTLYDEWLVSTSKEEREKIWTEILDIHAEETIRIGLVSEVPQPVVINGVENVPQTAIYGWDPGAHFGLHRMDEFYLNDKAR